The Arachis hypogaea cultivar Tifrunner chromosome 19, arahy.Tifrunner.gnm2.J5K5, whole genome shotgun sequence genome has a window encoding:
- the LOC112775315 gene encoding bZIP transcription factor 53 codes for MASVYRNSSSGSEGGEPVMDERKRKRMLSNRESARRSRMRKQKQLEDLTEEVKRLEASNKQLIEAIKMKEESYAEIESSNGVIRAQITELGDRLKFLNSILEIAEVVSGGELSVDLPEILDPLMKPWQIPYPFQPIMASADMFLH; via the coding sequence ATGGCTTCAGTTTACCGCAATTCGAGCTCAGGATCGGAGGGCGGAGAGCCCGTGATGGatgagaggaagaggaagaggatgctGTCGAACCGCGAATCGGCGCGGCGGTCGCGGATGAGGAAGCAAAAGCAGCTGGAGGATTTGACGGAGGAGGTGAAGCGGCTTGAGGCCTCGAACAAGCAGTTGATTGAGGCCATTAAGATGAAGGAGGAATCTTATGCAGAGATTGAATCCTCAAACGGCGTCATCAGGGCTCAGATCACGGAGCTTGGGGACAGGCTTAAGTTCCTCAATTCCATCCTCGAAATTGCTGAAGTCGTAAGCGGCGGTGAGCTCTCCGTTGATTTACCGGAGATTCTGGATCCTCTCATGAAGCCTTGGCAGATTCCTTACCCATTTCAGCCAATCATGGCTTCGGCAGACATGTTCCTGCATTGA
- the LOC112776599 gene encoding uncharacterized protein — MPSNKRLKVTASTTEKSSLAVPPLRSSAQPIPPSCSDLCPVLPARKDPHSSLPTPGDARSLPLVFESGVHHPLGSSSVPCHQLINSDDDAESFDEHVGITSCSSRKNNDYWKVNVIDQHNVIEEAKLKVDDVLPLPAGRKVILTCNEHLQPIGDAGGLLSGFLGILGSDYKKFPIYFLSWRKVPRKDDVYNDIIKRKFHFVDVENKIKRYMLKNLGKVWKDTRHRLFHQFYDGTLSIEENIARRPSRIDENHWRWFIDYRLSKKTREICKKNAENRKKQLFTHTGGSKSIARRKDEEERQCGRRISRGEMWTIVHKRKDGSYIHSEAQVIGEKITSIERDDASSKALSQNDSLFQALGKEHLGRVRGVGSGPCPTQLFGQSTHQLGGMSLNSSVNHDIQIEMNEIKSQLEASRLQVQNLEMEMKQEKLRRQALEKAVKFLIELHGSNLPPEIAAVMNAFDSDKVNGPVSPGARPSSSASHDAQNHESDND, encoded by the exons ATGCCTAGTAATAAACGTTTGAAAGTTACAGCATCCACTACAGAGAAATCAAGCTTAGCTGTGCCACCATTGCGTAGCAGTGCCCAGCCTATTCCACCATCCTGCAGTGATCTTTGTCCAGTACTTCCAGCCCGGAAGGATCCCCATTCATCACTGCCAACTCCTGGTGATGCTCGTTCATTACCACTAGTCTTTGAAAGTGGTGTTCATCATCCGCTTGGATCTAGTTCTGTTCCGTGTCATCAGTTGATTAATTCAGATGATGATGCTGAATCATTTGATGAACATGTGGGCATCACAAGTTGCAGCAGTCGTAAGAATAATGACTATTGGAAGGTTAATGTTATTG ATCAACATAATGTAATAGAAGAAGCTAAACTAAAGGTTGATGATGTTTTGCCACTCCCTGCGGGTAGAAAGGTGATACTTACATGCAATGAGCACTTGCAACCAATTGGTGATGCGGGTGGCCTCTTAAGCGGCTTTTTAGGAATTTTGGGAAGTGACTATAAGAAATTTcctatatattttttgtcttggCGTAAGGTCCCCAGAAAAGATGATGTGTACAATGACATTATAAAG AGGAAGTTTCATTTTGTGGATGTGGAGAACAAGATAAAACGATATATGCTGAAGAATCTAGGAAAGGTGTGGAAGGATACAAGGCATAGGCTATTTCACCAATTTTACGATGGTACTTTGAGCATTGAAGAAAACATTGCAAGGCGTCCTTCTAGAATTGATGAAAATCATTGGAGATGGTTCATTGACTATCGCTTGTCAAAGAAAACACGG GAGATATGCAAGAAAAATGCTGAAAATAGGAAAAAACAATTATTCACCCATACTGGTGGTTCAAAAAGCATAGCAAGGAGGAAAGATGAAGAG GAACGACAATGTGGGAGGCGCATTAGTAGAGGAGAGATGTGGACTATAGTGCACAAGAGAAAGGATGGCTCTTATATCCATAGCGAAGCTCAGGTTATTGGT GAAAAAATTACAAGTATTGAGCGTGATGACGCCTCCTCCAAAGCATTATCCCAAAATGATTCACTTTTTCAAGCTCTTGGAAAGGAGCACTTGGGTCGTGTTCGAGGTGTAGGTTCTGGGCCATGTCCTACTCAACTATTTGGTCAAAGTACACATCAATTGGGTGGAATGTCTTTAAATTCATCAGTTAATCATGACATTCAAATAGAGATGAATGAAATAAAGTCTCAATTAGAGGCTTCAAGATTACAGGTTCAAAATCTTGAGATGGAAATGAAACAGGAGAAGTTGAGGCGGCAAGCATTGGAAAAGGCTGTGAAATTTCTTATTGAACTACACGGAAGCAATTTGCCACCTGAGATTGCTGCTGTGATGAATGCATTT GATTCAGATAAGGTGAATGGACCAGTTTCACCTGGTGCAAGGCCGTCTTCCTCAGCTAGCCACGATGCTCAAAACCATGAATCTGACAATGATTGA